In Amaranthus tricolor cultivar Red isolate AtriRed21 chromosome 3, ASM2621246v1, whole genome shotgun sequence, a single window of DNA contains:
- the LOC130808518 gene encoding ubiquinone biosynthesis protein COQ4 homolog, mitochondrial → MIWNEIGYSITPTKKTNKTAKISCQQRKSSRLQLLSQNGTYVTNRRLGFPLKVESAFLAVLSFHDLIEPFLIELAYNNHKNNIMNLLLKALCPIDDAVLLERRRVISANVGHAWDLPENTFGAAYAKFMGSRNFSPDDRPPVRFMVTEELAYVAMGAREVHDFWHTLFGLLTNLLGESALKVIEFQQMHLPMCFMSVIGGTARFNSKRRAQFFEHYFPWVLSAGMNCTDLMCIYYEIHFDEDLDAVRRKWGIICAPSPPATKLKQS, encoded by the exons ATGATATGGAATGAGATAG GTTATTCAATCACaccaacaaaaaaaactaacaaaaccgCAAAAATTTCCTGTCAGCAAAGAAAGTCGAGTCGGCTTCAACTTTTGTCTCAAAATGGGACATATGTCACCAACCGTCGACTAGGCTTTCCCCTTAAAGTTGAGTCGGCTTTTCTTGCTGTTTTGTCATTTCAT GACTTAATTGAACCATTTCTTATAGAACTTGCTTATAATAACCACAAGAACAACATAATGAATCTTCTTTTGAAAGCTTTATGTCCTATAGATGAT gcaGTTCTCCTGGAAAGACGACGAGTTATATCCGCAAATGTTGGGCATGCTTGGGACCTTCCTGAAAACACATTCGGGGCAGCCTACGCCAAGTTCATGGGATCAAGGAATTTTTCCCCAGATGATAGACCACCTGTTCGGTTTATGGTCACCGAAGAACTAGCATATGTGGCAATGGGGGCCAGAGAGGTGCATGACTTCTGGCACACCCTTTTCGGTCTTCTAACAAACCTATTGGGTGAGTCAGCTCTGAAGGTCATAGAGTTTCAGCAAATGCATCTTCCAATGTGCTTCATGTCAGTCATAGGAGGAACAGCAAGATTTAACTCAAAGCGAAGAGCCCAGTTTTTTGAGCATTACTTCCCTTGGGTCTTAAGTGCTGGGATGAACTGCACAGATCTGATGTGTATATATTATGAAATCCATTTTGATGAGGATCTAGATGCTGTTCGTAGAAAATGGGGGATCATTTGTGCTCCTTCTCCCCCTGCTACTAAATTGAAACAAAGCTGA